The Solea senegalensis isolate Sse05_10M unplaced genomic scaffold, IFAPA_SoseM_1 scf7180000016062, whole genome shotgun sequence nucleotide sequence tatatatatatatatatatgtatatatgtatgtatatgtctaGGAATATTGACATATACATATCTATCATATCTATAAACATCTGTCTGAGAATATTGTTGCCTCTTCGTATGACTGGAAGCTGAAGTTCGTGTCTCTTTGTCAATCATTCACGTCCATGGATGATTTGACGtcgatcctctgctgcctccatcagagACGGCAAACGTGTGACAGCTCAGTGGAACACACTTACCcagaaggcagcagtggatcagacGTGCCAGGGTCACAGAAGGCTAACAGAAGGGTTCTGTGCCTCAGATTTGTGATTCCACATGAGAACTGTGTGTCACAGAACACGGAGGACAGAGGACAATGAAGGACTAACCCAGGCCCATCTGCACAGTGTAGAACAGGAGGCCCAGCAGGCTGTTGGGCTGGTTCAGAGGGTTCTCTTTAGCCACCAACAACTGGACCAGACCAAAGCCACGCCCCCACCTGTCAAATCAGACAAAGCACATGAGAAGGAAGGTTATGTCAATAATATTATTGAAGGAGGAGTCTGCgacagtagggctgcaacgattcatTGATTACTATTGGTGATGGATTAGTCTGTTTTAGTAGATTTGTTTCGACTAATATTTGAACATCTCAGATTGAGCTGCGTCTTAAATGTCACTatgttccatataacaaagacatcactgAAACCTAGTCTTTTCtaagtttgggaaacattttgacgttttatggagcaaacgacaaagaaaatgaGTTGCAATCACACAATAATGACAATTCTAACAAATATGGCTGATAAGAATCTTTTGTTGGTCTCTCATTCTGAGTAAATACAAAACTTTATCAATAATAAACAATCATTTATTGAAAAATGTCTGACAACAAAGTGTATAACCTAACATCAACaagtaaacatgttttcttttcatatctATGTAGTTTTGATGGATTGATCTTTTTCAGCCTGCTAATCATGTTCTTGTCTCACTTGTATCGatcatgtgtgtgaatgtgtgtttttattacttatAATCACATTGTGTTGACGTTTCCTGGTTGTTACATAGTGACATGTTGTTGCGTTGCCTGAAGTAAATGTAACGGGAGCGCGTGACTGCATCACCTCTAACCTCGGTTCGAGCGGAATTGAACACGTGGCAGTGAgctgcgcgcgcgcgcgtgtgtgtgtgtgtgtgtgtgtgtggaagatgAACAGACACAGCGGGAGTTACCTGGAGGTGAAAACCTTGGAGCAGCTCACTGACTCCCCCAGGTCACACATCGCCCTGTAATCCGGGTCTGCCTCTCTGGACAGCTCCACGTGCAGCGCATACACAGACAGAACCAGACCAAAGACGCACAGCACAATCCGAACTCTCTTCTCCCAGCTGGGCATCTTGTGAGGTCCAGTCGCtgccatgtctgtgtttgtgtgtctgtgaggatGATGACGTGCAGAAGCACAGCTCCTCGCTTCTGATTGGTCCAGATGTGAGACGAGCGTGGACTTCAGTCTGACTCTGGACTGTGGGAAGTGTCTACATGCCACTGGAACCCCACTGAAGCCCCGTCCACGTATACGTTCTACCCATGGTCCAAGCCGCCTCAGGGGggcgccagagatcacatggagGGCACAGAGCTTTGTTTGCTCTGAGGTTGTCATGTTATTAACTGTTGTTGCAgccgcgcgcgtgtgtgtgtgtgtccaggtattactaatgttgtcgggacctaaacctgttcacacagtcacattatggggacttgtcttccttgtggggacaaaaatcaagtccccattacattttaaggcgaagatatgttttaaggttaggattaggattaggattaggccagtagtaactgtggttaaggttagcaCAAGtctcaggaaatgaatgtaagtcaatgcaatgtcccctcaagtcatgaatgtcgtacgtgtgtgtgtgtgtgtttgtatgaatgaatgtttgtgtgtcagtgatgaggCACTGTGGTTGCTATGGGTTACACACCTGTGGACATGGGTGGTTCATTAGTCACACAAAGGTTGATGAGGGAGTGGCAGGGAATTAGAATCAGggaaccgtgtgtgtgtgtgtgtgtgtgtgtgtgtgtgtgtgtgtgtgtgtgtgtgtgagacggctGAATGAGTTGTGTCACAGTCTTAGTATTTTTGTCCTTTTGCACGAGCTCGTTTTAAGTCtttttgtgggtgttttttaaagatttgttcGTTAATAAAGTGTCAAACTCATTCCCATGGAGGAGCTCATTTTTACACACCATGAGTTGGAAATGTCTTCAAATTTTTGTTGTGGCAATATCACATTTATAAAATTCTAATCACACAATGCTCTGCACGATCAGAAGTCCACACGCCATTTCTGATCCatcctttaaatgtatttactgtttatgacctctgtgacctctgaacgTCTGTGACCATGACTTAACCAGACTGCATAAGCAAGTCTCGTCAGGTCATTTAGCAGCTAGACCTGATCACGTTATATCTGTACAACTAAATATCATGTCTGACAAACGTAACcatcaacaaagaaatcaagacACTGACCTATCTA carries:
- the vkorc1 gene encoding vitamin K epoxide reductase complex subunit 1 (The sequence of the model RefSeq protein was modified relative to this genomic sequence to represent the inferred CDS: added 212 bases not found in genome assembly), with the protein product MTTSEQTKLCALHVISGAPLRRLGPWVERIRGRGFSGVPVACRHFPQSRVRLKSTLVSHLDQSEARSCASARHHPHRHTNTDMAATGPHKMPSWEKRVRIVLCVFGLVLSVYALHVELSREADPDYRAMCDLGESVSCSKVFTSRWGRGFGLVQLLVAKENPLNQPNSLLGLLFYTVQMGLGLSLSKKAALCLVVSSWVSVAGSLYLAFILVFVLGDFCVVCVSTYVVNFALLFTNLRRRRAIEGMKEKAP